The DNA region AGTTTTCGCATTATTGGTAGCCTGGAGCAAGCCTACCGGATTCTGAAAGCCCATATAGGAGTAAGCTACTGTTGAGAAATCAGTAGGTTTACCTGTTTCATCATAAGGTGCAAGATCAGGGCGGGCCCTTAGTGCCTGTCCGTAAGCCCCATCGCCAATATTTTGGTTGGTATATCCCATCAACATATTTGTAATGAACCTGAACCGCTTGCCAATCTCATTTTCGAGGTTCAGCTTACCGGTTACCCTCTGGTAGTCGGTACTCTTGATCACACCCGGAGTACTGTTGAAAGAGATGGAACTGAAATATTTGGATGCAGCCCCACCACCCTGAACAGATAAGTCAGCATTGTGCGAAATCGTATTCCGGATAACCTCTTTGATCCAATTGGTATTGGCTTTGCCGAAAAAAGCAGAAGGGTTGTTAACGATAGCGTCTACCTCAGCCGGCATATAGTCATCAGCAATGGTATGTTCATCAAAATCGTTTTTGGCAGCTTCCGCAATCAGCATCTTGTACTGGTCTGCGTTCAGCAACGATGGTGTAATGGCCCGGGTTGCGGTACTGTAGTAGTTGGCTACAATCTGAGGTTTCATATCCTTTTTGCCGCTTTTTGTAGTAATGATCACTACCCCATTTGCTGCTTTAGAACCGTAAATTGCCGTTGATGAAGCATCTTTAAGGATACTGATGGATTCAATGTCATTGATGTTTAATCCGCCGATGCTGTTCAGCCCATTTACAAAAGAGGAAGAAAGGCCCGCACTTACACCGCCGGCATTGTTGATATCATTACCTACAGGACTACCTACATCAAATCCTGGACTGATAAAATTACTGCGGACCTGTACCGGTACTCCATCAATGATATACAAAGGGTCGTTACCACCCAACAATGAACTTGAACCACGGATCCTGATCTTCACGGCACCTCCAGGGCTGCCATCGGCCTTGGTTACCTGTACACCCGCGGCTTTACCGGCCAAAGCATTGTCGACCGTTGCAAAAGGCAGGTCCTGAACGTCCTTTGCGCTTACCGTTGAAATGGAACCGGTAAGGTCTTTCTTTCTGCTGCTACCATAACCGATAACCACAGTTTCTTCCAGTTTATTCTGGCTCAGCTGCATGGTTACCGTCATGTTGTTGCGTGCGGGCAATTCACGGCTTGCATACCCTACATAAGAAAATACGAGTACGGCATCTTCGGGCACATTCAGGATAAAATATCCCTGATCGTTGGTGCTGGCAGCATTCCTCGCATTGTCTTTTACCTTGATACTTACGCCCGCCAGCGGCCTTCCGTTCTCATCCAGCACACGGCCACGGATATCAGCAGCAGCAAAAACAGTTTTAAGCTTATCCAGAAAGGAAGGCTCCTTTCTCGAAACGACAACGGAATTGTTGCCGTCAGATACCGAATATTCAAAGGGCTGCTTGTCAAATACCAGTTCAAGTACAGATTTCAGGTCGCCATCTTTAACATGAATGGTAACCGGTACAGCGTTTTTAAGATCGGCCGAAGGGAACAGGAAGTTAACGCCGCTTTGTTTACGGATCTTATCGAGTACAACTTTAATAGGTGCATTCTTTTCAGACAAACTTATCCTTTGTCCGTAAGAGCTTGCATTAACCTGCAAGATTGCGGTGATCAGGAGCAACGTGGTGAGCCTCATAATCAACAAAATTTTAGACATACAGCCAATGGGCCGCATCGTTCTTTTGGTATAAAAAATGTACATTTGTTTAGTTGGTTTTAAAGTATCAGGTCCTTCATTTAGCGATGGAGCGGGCCTGACACCGGTTTAACTTTAAATATTTTGACGGAACCAATTTAAGTTGCCCCGGTTCCTACACCGGGGTAACTTTTTTGATTTTGTATAAATTTAATTCAAGACGATAACCCTCCTTCCCTCAAGTTTAAAGTGAATAATTTTAGTTCTTTCCAGCATGTCCAGTACATCGCTGATGTTCGAAAACCTCGAAATGGCACCTGTAAACACCTCACGGGAAATTTTCCCCTCATACCTGATGTCTACATCATACCAGCGCGATATCTTTTGCATGATTTCCGGGATACTTTCTTCATTGAATCTGAAGTAGCCATCCTTCCATGACACCGCGGCCTCAACATCTGCTTTTTTTACCGTCAGCTTATCGCCGGTAAGATCGGCCTGCTGGCCCGGAACCAGTATTTTCTCTTCCGCACCCGCGCTTACACTTACACTGCCCTCCAGCAAAGTTGTACTGGTTATGCCCGAGTAGCTGTTGATATTGAAATGGGTACCCAGCACTTTTACATTTTGTCCGGCTGTTTTTACGATGAAGGGCATGCCCATATTTTTTGCGACTTCGAAATAGGCCTCTCCTGTCAATTCTACAACGCGCTCAACACCGTCGAAAACCTGTGAAAATTTCAGGCTGCTCTCCGCATTAAGGATGACCAGTGTTCCGTCAGAAAGTTTGAATTTATAGGTCCCACCGCGTGGGGTGCTTGCGATAAGCATCGCTGATGTACCGGCTACTGTCTGCCTGGCGACCGTACCATCCTCATACACCAGGGCACGACCGCTTACACTAAGCGTATGTTGCGCATCACTCAACCGTAAGGTATCTCCATTGGCCAATGTAACAACCGCAGTATTTTTACCCGGTGGAATATCCTGCGCAAGGCTGATCTGTTCCTTGATCCCCTTAGGGGTACCGTTATAAAAGAATAAAGCGGTAAACAAGGTAAGCAGAACAACTGCTGCAGCAGCACTCCAAACCAGCAGCAGGTTTCTCCTGCGGGTTATGTAAGCATCGAGCTGCTTTAAACCCAGCTCGTGTTCCTGTTGAAGTTCAGCAGTGCCCAATGTTTCACCAGTTTCCATTTTCAGGTACCAGCTTTCCACCAGCCTGGTCTCTTCCGGTGTAGCCATTCCTTTATTGTATTTATCAATTATTTGCCAGGCATTTTTGTTTTCCATATCATCAAGGCAAAAAACGCCTTATACCATTAAGACACGCCTGAGCATGCCATGTACTAGATGAAATTGAAAAAAATTAAAATAAGGTTAACAAATTGTTATTTCCAAGCTTTGTACGCAGTATCTTAAGTGCATTGTGCACCTGGTTACGGACCGTATTGGGAGATATACCCAGTTCATCAGCGATTTCGCCGTGGCTCATATCACGGTTGCGGCTCATCTCAAAGACAATTCTCATCTGCTCTGGTAAGGCTGCAACTTCTTTCTCTATCAACATCCTCAATTCCTTTTCCCGCAGCTGGTCTTCTATTACATTTTCACCCGCATCAATAAACTCCTGCAGGGATGCTGCAAAGTTATCGCGCACCTGCCTGTTCCTATACTGGTTAAGTACCCTGTTCCTTACCGAAGCATATAAGTATGCAGACAGGCTGGTTTTAAATTGAAGTTGCCGGCGGTTTGTCCAAAGGTATACGAACAATTCCTGTATGATATCCCGCACCTCCTCCCGCTCGGGTAAGCGGCGATAGGCATGGCTGTACAACACCCCCTGGTAACGGGCATAAATTTCTTTAAGTGCCGTCTTGTCCCCCGCTTTAAGCAAAGCAACAAGATCGGTATCAGCATATGAACTATAAACGGCCATTTAATTCCCTCTAAAGTAAAGGTACAAAAACTGTCTCCTATGTTGTCACTTAATTTGTCCTAACTTCAGCGGCTCCTTCAGCACATCAGACCTCAAGGTATTTTATAGTTGAGCATATTTATTTTTATGCTGTTTTGGGAGAAAGCCATTGTCATGCTCGTCAGAATCCAGAGCCATGCCCCGCGGCACCTAAAATTGTTTACCGTTTGGCGAAGCTGACACAAGCAAACCGGGCATCCGATTCGGCCCTGGCACAAGGCACAACCAACAGGGCCATTGCTATGATCAAAAGTTTTACAAGAATGTTCATACCATTTAACTTTAGTTACATTAAAGCTATTGTACTTTTAAATGACCTGAAACAAAGAATAGACAGAAAGGCAAAAAGTAACGATGAAAGGGAAAAGAGAATCGTTACCGCACCGCAAAAATCAGTCAAACGTTTGCGCAGCTATTTTAGCTGAAATATAATTATGTTCGATGCTGAATACAACCCACACAAACATGAAATGCATTTTTTCTGCTTTAACTTTAGCGTTGGCCACATTAACGGGCTTTGCACAGGAGCTACCCCCTGAATTACAAACACCAGAACTGGTATCGGTAAACAGGATGCCCATGCGGGCCTCAGCTTTTGCTTATGAAAACAAAGCGATGGCTGCAAAAAGGGAAAAAGAAAAATCGGCTTACTTCATGAGCCTGAACGGGCAATGGAAATTCAACTGGGTGCAAGACCCGCGTAAAAGACCTCAGGACTTTTATAAAAACACCTTCGATGATACCAAATGGGATAACTTTAAGGTACCTGCCAACTGGGAAACCAATGGATATGGTACCCCAATTTATGTAAACCAGCCCTATGAGTTTGCAGGCCGCAAAAATACGGGGGCAAGAATGAACCCTCCATTTGACATACCGGCCGATAATAATCCTGTAGGGTCTTACCGGAAAAAGTTCAATATCCCCCAAAACTGGGAGGGCAGACAGGTGTTTATCCACCTGGGTGCTGTAAAATCAGCTTTTTTTATCTGGGTAAATGGTGTTAAAGTTGGTTATAGTGAAGACAGCAAGCTGGCTGCCGAATTTGACATCACCAAATATGTAAAACCAGGCGAAAACCTGGTTGCCCTGCAGGTGTACCGATGGAGTGATGGCAGTTACCTGGAGTGCCAGGACACGTGGCGCATATCGGGAATAGAACGCGATGTTTACCTCTATGCTACCCCCAAACTTGACATCCGCGACTTTAAAACCGTTGCCACATTGGATAAGACTTACAAAAACGGATTGCTTTCTGTGAATGCAGAAATCAACAACTATAAAATCGACAAGAAAACCAACCACAGCCGTCCTGATACGTTTGCAGTAGCACTGGAACTCATAGACCCTAAAGGGAAAACCATTTACCAGGAAGAAAGCAACGGTAATAAGGCAGTTTTGGGCAATTACAAAAGTACGGTTACTTTTAATACAGAAATCAGGGATGTGCTGGCCTGGACTGCCGAGACACCAGCCTTATATACCTTATTCATTACCCTTAAAAACAAAAATGGAGAAGTTTTAGAGGTGATCCCACAACGCATTGGATTCCGCAGTGTTGAGCTTACCGGCAATAATTTCCTGGTAAATGGAAAAAGGGTTTTCTTTAAAGGGGTAAACCGCCATGAACATAATGCCACGCAGGGCCATACCCTGAGCCATGCCGACATGCGGAAAGACATGGAGATGATGAAGAAACTGAATGTGAACTCGGTAAGACATTCCCACTACCCGCCTGATCCTTATTGGATGGAATTGTGCGATGAATATGGCCTCTATGTAGTGGATGAAGCAAATATAGAATCTCATGGCCGGTATTATGACCTGGCCTATACTTTGGGCAACGACAAGCAATGGAGGCTACCCCATCTGGAAAGGATCAAACGGATGTACGAACGTGATAAAAACCATGCATCGGTAATTACCTGGTCATTGGGCAACGAAGCCGGCAACGGAGTTAACTTTTACGAAGGCTACGACTGGCTGAAAGCCAATGACGGGCGACCGGTACAATACGAGCGTGCAGAACATGATTACAATACGGATATGATTGTGCCCCAGTACCCTGATCCGAACTGGTTAAAAAGGTATGCAAACAGCAACCCGGACAGGCCCCTGATCATGAGCGAGTTTGCACACATCATGGGCAATAGCCTGGGAAATTTCAAAGAATACTGGGATGTAATTGAAAGTCAGCCTAACCTGCAGGGTGGCTTTATCTGGGAATGGATAGACCAGGCCATCGACACCGTAAAAAACGGCAAACGTATCAATGCCTATGGGGGTGATTTTCCTTTAGCCGGACCGGTAAATGAGGATTTCAGCGATAATAATTTCTGTGTAAAGGGTGTGGTTACCAATTACAGGGGCATGACCCCGATGGCCGTTGAGGTTAAAAAGATCTATCAATACATTAAAACTACCTATGCTGGTAACAATGAGTTAAAAATCAACAACTCTTATTTCTTTAAGGGTACAGGCCATCTGAGACTGGAATGGGAACTTCTGGCAGAAGGTAAGGTTGTAGAAAAAGGCGTGATCAGCAACTTAAGCATCGATCCGAGAACAGAAAAAGAATTCCTGCTGCCCATTAAAACCAAGGTAAAAAACAATACGGAATACTTTTTAAATGTATACTACAAGCTGAAACAGGAGGAGCCATTTTTACCGGCAGGTTATACCATCGCAGCTGAACAGTTTGCCTGGAACGGTGCCACTCAGATATTTAAGCCTGCCATGGCCAGGGGCAAGCTGAGCCTTGAAAAAAAAGCCGGCAAAACCCTTATTCAGGGAAAGGATTTTAGTATGGATTTTGACATGGTCAAAGGACTGATGACTGCCTATACTTTAAATGGTTTACCTGTTCTCAGTGCGGGCCCCAGTCCGGCATTCTGGCGTGCGCCGACAGACAATGATATTGGCGCCGGCTTCAACAGCAGCTTAAGAAAATGGCGCAATGCCTATGATGAAGGCAAATTGATATTGGCTGATGCAAAACAGGATGCACAAAGTACAGTTACAGTTAGCTTTAAAAAAGAGCTGCTGGATGGGAATGCCGCTGTTGAACAGCTGTTTACCATTTTTGCAGATGGCAGCGTTAAAGTTGACAACCACTTTCTGGCCAATAAAGGAAAATACCCGCTGATGCTGCGTATAGGGAACGACCTGCAGCTGAACCAGGCTTTCCACAAGATCAGCTATTACGGACGCGGACCGGGCGAAAACTATTGGGACCGTAAGACAGGCTCTTTTGTAGGCCTATACCAGCAAACCGTAAATGAGCAGTATTTCCCTTATGCCAGACCTCAGGAAAGCGGGAACAAATCTGAGGTGCGTTGGGTGAATTTCACCAACAAAAACGGTAAAGGTTTGAGCTTTGCCATGGGCGATAGCCTGCTTAACTTTTCGGCACTGCCTTATGCACTGGACGATCTTGACCCTGAAACGGAGAAAAAGCAATACCACTCGGGCGAACTGGTTAAACGCGACAACATATACCTGCACATGGACCTGATCCAAAGTGGAATGCAGGGTATAGACAGCTGGGGTTCCATGCCTATGAAGGAATACAGGGTACCTTTTGCCAAACACGAATACAGTTACTGGATTAAGCCGCTCAGGTAACCAATCAGTACACTGCAACTCATATAGGTCATGATGCCTACAACCAATAATCCGAAAATGGCCAGCCATACAGGATGCTTATAAGTACCTACGATCCTGGTTTTATAGGCGGCGAGCAGGATTACGGCCAGGGTTATGGGCAGGATAATCCCATTCAGGGCACCTGCGACAATTAGCAGGCTGACCGGCTTGCCCACAAGCACAAATATCACTGTAGATATCAGGATGAAAGCAATGATCACTTTGTTTTCATGCTGGTTGATCCTGGGGCTGAAGGATTTGATAAAGGACACAGAGGTATAGGCAGAGCCGATAATGGAGGTAACTGCTGCTGCAAACATAACCAAACCAAAAAGCCTGTAGCCTATATTTCCGGCGGCAAGCTGAAAAACCGAGGCTGTAGGATTTTCTGCATCTATAACCAGGCCCTTTCCAATAACACCAAGCGAAGCCAGGAACAAAAAGATGCGCACCAATGAAGCTACCGATATTCCCATTACGGCGCTACGGCTAACCTGCCGAACAGCGCCTGTACCTTTAATTCCTGCATCAAGTAAACGATGCCCACCCGAAAAAGTAATGTAACCGCCAACGGTACCCCCAACCAGGGTAAGGATGGTAACCAGATCCAGTTTCAAAGGCACAAAAGTCTGGAGTGCAGCTTCAGCAAGGGGTGGAGCTGAACTGATGGCAATATAAATGATAGCAATGATCATGACGAAGCCCATCAGCTGTGCAAACCTGTCCATTGCCTTACCCGCCTCTTTGATCAGAAAAATAGCAATGGCAATACCAGCAGAAAGGATGGAACCTGTGATCACATCCATACCCAGCAATGCCTGAAGGCCCAGGCCTGCCCCGGCTACATTCCCGATGTTAAAGGCCAGTCCGCCAAAAACAATGAGCAGGGAAATAAAGCCTCCCAATCCGGGCAATAACATATTTGCAATATCCTGTGCCCTTTTTTCTGAAACGGCTATTACCCGCCAGATGTTTAGCTGCACACCAATATCGATAATGATAGAAGTGAGGATCACAAACCCAAAGCTAGCGCCAAGCGACTGGGTAAAAACGGTGGTTTGTGTCAGAAATCCCGGCCCGATAGCTGATGTAGCCATTAGAAAGGCTGCGCCTATCAATACTGACCGGTTGTTTGCCTGTTTCATTTAAAGCGGATATTTTCTTTTTGAAAGGTATGATAAATCTGTTCAGCAAATGTAAAGGCCGATGTCCCATCGCCATGGATGCATATGGTATCGGCCTGGATGGCAACCTCGGTACCTTGTTGTGAAACTACCTTGCCTTCCTTCACCATTTTAAGCACCTGGGCCAGTGATTCCTGGTGATTGGTGATCAAAGCACCAGGTGACTTTCTTGAGGTCAGCGTTCCATCTGGCTGGTAAGTGCGGTCTGCAAATACTTCATTGGCTACCTGAAGTCCAGCTTTTTGTCCTGACCGGATCAGTTCGCTGCCCGACAGGCCGTATAAAACAAGGCT from Pedobacter africanus includes:
- a CDS encoding FecR family protein, which gives rise to MENKNAWQIIDKYNKGMATPEETRLVESWYLKMETGETLGTAELQQEHELGLKQLDAYITRRRNLLLVWSAAAAVVLLTLFTALFFYNGTPKGIKEQISLAQDIPPGKNTAVVTLANGDTLRLSDAQHTLSVSGRALVYEDGTVARQTVAGTSAMLIASTPRGGTYKFKLSDGTLVILNAESSLKFSQVFDGVERVVELTGEAYFEVAKNMGMPFIVKTAGQNVKVLGTHFNINSYSGITSTTLLEGSVSVSAGAEEKILVPGQQADLTGDKLTVKKADVEAAVSWKDGYFRFNEESIPEIMQKISRWYDVDIRYEGKISREVFTGAISRFSNISDVLDMLERTKIIHFKLEGRRVIVLN
- a CDS encoding RNA polymerase sigma-70 factor; its protein translation is MAVYSSYADTDLVALLKAGDKTALKEIYARYQGVLYSHAYRRLPEREEVRDIIQELFVYLWTNRRQLQFKTSLSAYLYASVRNRVLNQYRNRQVRDNFAASLQEFIDAGENVIEDQLREKELRMLIEKEVAALPEQMRIVFEMSRNRDMSHGEIADELGISPNTVRNQVHNALKILRTKLGNNNLLTLF
- a CDS encoding glycoside hydrolase family 2 TIM barrel-domain containing protein, with amino-acid sequence MKCIFSALTLALATLTGFAQELPPELQTPELVSVNRMPMRASAFAYENKAMAAKREKEKSAYFMSLNGQWKFNWVQDPRKRPQDFYKNTFDDTKWDNFKVPANWETNGYGTPIYVNQPYEFAGRKNTGARMNPPFDIPADNNPVGSYRKKFNIPQNWEGRQVFIHLGAVKSAFFIWVNGVKVGYSEDSKLAAEFDITKYVKPGENLVALQVYRWSDGSYLECQDTWRISGIERDVYLYATPKLDIRDFKTVATLDKTYKNGLLSVNAEINNYKIDKKTNHSRPDTFAVALELIDPKGKTIYQEESNGNKAVLGNYKSTVTFNTEIRDVLAWTAETPALYTLFITLKNKNGEVLEVIPQRIGFRSVELTGNNFLVNGKRVFFKGVNRHEHNATQGHTLSHADMRKDMEMMKKLNVNSVRHSHYPPDPYWMELCDEYGLYVVDEANIESHGRYYDLAYTLGNDKQWRLPHLERIKRMYERDKNHASVITWSLGNEAGNGVNFYEGYDWLKANDGRPVQYERAEHDYNTDMIVPQYPDPNWLKRYANSNPDRPLIMSEFAHIMGNSLGNFKEYWDVIESQPNLQGGFIWEWIDQAIDTVKNGKRINAYGGDFPLAGPVNEDFSDNNFCVKGVVTNYRGMTPMAVEVKKIYQYIKTTYAGNNELKINNSYFFKGTGHLRLEWELLAEGKVVEKGVISNLSIDPRTEKEFLLPIKTKVKNNTEYFLNVYYKLKQEEPFLPAGYTIAAEQFAWNGATQIFKPAMARGKLSLEKKAGKTLIQGKDFSMDFDMVKGLMTAYTLNGLPVLSAGPSPAFWRAPTDNDIGAGFNSSLRKWRNAYDEGKLILADAKQDAQSTVTVSFKKELLDGNAAVEQLFTIFADGSVKVDNHFLANKGKYPLMLRIGNDLQLNQAFHKISYYGRGPGENYWDRKTGSFVGLYQQTVNEQYFPYARPQESGNKSEVRWVNFTNKNGKGLSFAMGDSLLNFSALPYALDDLDPETEKKQYHSGELVKRDNIYLHMDLIQSGMQGIDSWGSMPMKEYRVPFAKHEYSYWIKPLR
- a CDS encoding NRAMP family divalent metal transporter, with product MKQANNRSVLIGAAFLMATSAIGPGFLTQTTVFTQSLGASFGFVILTSIIIDIGVQLNIWRVIAVSEKRAQDIANMLLPGLGGFISLLIVFGGLAFNIGNVAGAGLGLQALLGMDVITGSILSAGIAIAIFLIKEAGKAMDRFAQLMGFVMIIAIIYIAISSAPPLAEAALQTFVPLKLDLVTILTLVGGTVGGYITFSGGHRLLDAGIKGTGAVRQVSRSAVMGISVASLVRIFLFLASLGVIGKGLVIDAENPTASVFQLAAGNIGYRLFGLVMFAAAVTSIIGSAYTSVSFIKSFSPRINQHENKVIIAFILISTVIFVLVGKPVSLLIVAGALNGIILPITLAVILLAAYKTRIVGTYKHPVWLAIFGLLVVGIMTYMSCSVLIGYLSGLIQ